A genome region from Eurosta solidaginis isolate ZX-2024a chromosome 2, ASM4086904v1, whole genome shotgun sequence includes the following:
- the Mulk gene encoding acylglycerol kinase, mitochondrial — translation MVGCTTLRNHWKKSFFAAGVVAYGLYYAKTSYDINQHMKNICADTVAKGKVCEKPKHVVVVLNPAANKRKAERMFKDYCEPILHLSGYKVDIIKTTEEGHIKTWLINMTVRPHAIVVAGGDGTASEVVTALLRRKDGKCPIVLLPLGKKSTTALKYLSMKPENKLERVKSLTAALQPLLEEKIKNESVMKVDFINDEQTNKVLASKVVSSTSSSTPIYGLNAFSWGLLRDLESITDKYWYFGPLRQYAATLLNAFSNQKLNWQLSTDFVYTPPCAGCSNCIPSEKKSYFKKFLTRMYTVRDGTNTVNTNAYKINTDCNTQIKGHTKANQLNITCKKNSDSHLSELETKVIDTLTPGIEFVKKVPQVIKNDLEANSTLKSRTIRLLPKQEQHVTTTKEAHYSIDGEVYDVKPLSIEVIPNAIQVFCN, via the exons atggttGGCTGTACTACATTACGGAATCATTGGAAAAAATCGTTTTTTGCTGCTGGCGTTGTTGCCTATGGTCTTTACTATGCAAAAACAAGTTATGA caTAAACCAGCATATGAAAAATATATGCGCAGATACCGTAGCCAAAGGGAAAGTTTGTGAGAAACCGAAACACGTTGTGGTGGTACTAAATCCCGCGGCAAACAAAAGGAAAGCAGAGAGAATG tTTAAAGATTACTGCGAACCAATTCTGCATCTATCTGGATACAAAGTTGATATTATTAAAACCACCGAAGAAGGCCATATAAAAACATGGTTGATTAATATGACAGTACGTCCACATGCCATTGTTGTTGCCGGTGGTGATGGTACAGCATCAGAAGTTGTAACCGCCTTATTGCGACGCAAAGATGGCAAATGCCCTATTGTTTTACTACCACTTGGTAAAAAAAGTACAACAGCACTCAAATATCTCTCCATGAAACCTGAAAATAAACTTGAACGTGTAAAGTCACTAACTGCTGCATTACAACCTTTAttggaagaaaaaataaaaaatgaaagtgTTATGAAAGTAGACTTCATCAATGATGAACAAACAAACAAGGTGCTTGCATCAAAAGTAGTCAGCTCCACTTCCTCCTCCACCCCTATATATGGTTTAAATGCTTTCTCTTGGGGACTGCTAAGAGATCTTGAAAGCATCACTGATAAATATTGGTACTTTGGACCGCTGCGTCAATATGCTGCTACTTTATTAAATGCATTTTCAAACCAGAAACTTAATTGGCAACTATCAACTGATTTCGTATACACACCACCTTGTGCCGGTTGTAGTAATTGTATACCTAGCgagaaaaaatcttattttaagaaATTCTTAACCAGAATGTATACAGTACGTGATGGCACAAACACTGTCAATACAAAcgcatacaaaataaatacggatTGTAATACacaaattaaaggacatacaaaaGCAAATCAATTAAATATCACTTGTAAAAAAAATAGTGATTCACATTTGAGTGAACTTGAGACGAAAGTGATTGATACGCTAACGCCGGGTATAGAATTTGTTAAAAAAGTGCCGCAAGTAATTAAAAATGACCTGGAGGCTAATAGTACGTTGAAAAGCCGCACTATACGGCTATTACCTAAACAAGAGCAACATGTCACAACAACTAAGGAAGCACATTACTCAATAGATGGTGAAGTATATGACGTTAAACCTTTAAGTATTGAAGTTATACCAAATGCTATACAAGTTTTTTGCAATTAA